ACCTCCTCGGCGGCGAGGTCCGGGTGTTCCCCCACGACGAGCGCCGCCACGCCCGCGACGTAGGGCGCGGCGAAGGAGGTCCCGCCGTCGACCGCGATTCCCCGCGCGGCGATCGTGTCCGGCGCGACCAGGTCCACGCCCACCCGGGCGCTGTACGGTCTCACGTTCCCCCCCTCGCTCGCGCCGACGGCGAGGACGCCGGGGGCCATCACGGGGGCGCTCGCCCCGCCGGCCGAACGGTGGTGGAGTTTACGGTTCGCGAACAGTTCGAGCGTCGTCGCACCCTCGACGCGATCGCCCTTGACGGCGACGTAGTAGCGCCCCTCGGGTACGACGACGCTCAGGTGTTCGTAGGGGCGGCCGTCGTGGCCCGTCGCCTTCGCGACCGCCACGTCCCGGCTGGGACGTTCGCGGACGAGGTAGAGGTCGTAGTCGGTGGCCGTCTTCGGCCAGCCGTCCCAGCGGAGGGTGAGCGTCACCCGGCCGCTGACGACGTCGCCGCCGTCGAGGTAGTTGCCGCCCGTGTTCGGGGCGAACTGCACCCACGTGGGGTCGCCGGGCCCGTGGGTCCCGGTCCAGTAGCGCCGGGCGTGGTTCCCCACCGAGGTGACGAAGACGGTGTCCTCGGCGGCTTCGGCGGCGATGCGCGAGACGGAACCGCTCCCGTCGCCCGGTTGCGTGTAGTAACTCCCCGAATCGACGATGACGTCCACGCCGGAGGCCTCGAGCCACTCGACGGCGTCGCGGTACTCCTCCGCCGTCGTCGACCGCCCGATGGCGGCGAGGTAGAGCGTCGCCCCCGGGGCGGTGTCCGCGACGACGCTCGCCACGGCGGTTCCGTGTCGCCAGTCGCCACCCGAACCGAAGGTGCGGTACGCCCCGACGTTCGAGGCGATGGCGGGGTGGCTGACGCGGAAGTCGCTGTCGATGACGCCTACGGTGACGTTCTCGCCGGTGACGCCCGCCTCGTGGAGGTCGTCGGCCCCGATCGCGGACACGCCGGGGGCGACGAGGTCGTCGGGCGCGAACGCCGACGACGAGACGCGGATCGACTGGACGCCGGGCTGGGCGGCGAGCGCTCGGACCGCGGCGAGCGGGACCGACCCCTCGACGTGACGGGTCCCCTCGCTGGTGTAGACGCGGTTGATCTGGAACCCGTCGGCCGTCGGGAGGCGCGCGCGCTGCTTCAGGCGGACGACGACGCGGACCTCCTCGTCGACGGTCGGGCTCTCGGGGTCGTCCGGTCCGTAGAGGTGGGTCTTCAGCCGGTCGACGAGCACCGCGTCGTTCGTGGTCTCGCCGCCGGCGTCGGCCCCCGGGACCGGGGCGAGCGGGACGGCGAGCAGGCTACAGGCGACCATCACCGCGAGGAGGTCGCGCGGCTCCATCGGCGGTCAGCGGATCGCGGGGTTCACGCGGTGCCAGCGCCTCCACGCGAGCAGGAGACCGAGCACGAGCAGCCCACCGGCGAAGAAGAGCGCGCCGGGCGGTGCCGAGATCGGGGCCGCGGCCGCGCCGTCCCCGAGTCCGTCGGCCATGCGCGGGAGCGAGTCGGCGGCGGTCGCCACCCGCTGGGGGGTGACGAGCCACTGGACGAACAGGCTGACGATCCCGAGGAGCCCGACGGCGGCCACCAGACTGCGTAGCGAGTCGAGGAACGAGGTCTTGCGTTCCTCGCGTCCGACGAACACGACGAGCGGTTCCTCGCTCGGCGCGTAGACGTTCATCTCCCGGCCCTTCTGGGAGTAGCGCGTGTCGGCCACCCGGACGAGTCCGGCCTCCTGGAGGTTCGTCAGGTGGTGGCGCGCGTTCTGGAGGGACGTGTCGACGCGGTCGGCGACCTCCGAGGCGGTCGCCGGTTGTTCGTGGAGCGCGGTCAGGACGGCGCGCGCCGTCCCGGACGAGAGCGAAGAGAGCAACTCCCCCGCGTGGTCGCTGTCGAGCCACAGCGTGCGGAGTTCCCCCTCCTGCTCAGAGCTGGCATCAGTGCTAGTTGGCAACAGCCCTGACATTGACACGTACTTATCCCCCTGGGTACAAATATTTGCGGTAAGTTTTTTTCACTCTTCCTCGTGAATGTTTGGAACCGGACGTTTTCCTCCGGGATTGGTTTACGCAATGGCAGTTAACGGACACGTCCGTCGCCGGTCACGCGACGGTCGTTATCCGTCGAGTTCCGCCCGCAAGAGCTGGTTGACGGTACCGGGGTCCGCGCTGCCGCCGGTCGCCGCCATGACCTGTCCGACGAGGTAGTTGAGCGCGCCCTCCTCGCCCGCGCGGTAGTCCTCGACGGCCTCGGGGTTGTCCTCGATCGCCCGCGTAACGGCGTCCGCGACCTCGTCGTCGCCGGTCTTTCCCAGTCCTTCCCGCTCGACGATCTCGTCGGGGGCGTCGCCCTCGTCGAGCATCGCGCGGAGGACGACCTCCTCCGCGTTCTTCGCGGTGATCTCCTCGTCCTCGACGAGTTCGAGCAGGCGGGCGAACTCCCCGCGGGGGATGGCGTCGAGGGGCATGTCGCGGTAGTTGAGTTCGCCGAGCAGGCGGTCCGCCGTCCACGCCGCCGCGAACGCGGGGTCGAACTCGTCGGTCAGGTCCTCGTAGAAGTCCGCCACCTGCTTCGTGGAGGTGAGCTTCGAGGCGACCTCCCCGCTCAGGTCGTACTCGCGGCGGAAGCGCTCGCGGCGGGCCTCGGGGAGTTCGGGGATCGGGATCTCCTCCTTCCAGCCCGAGACGCGCATCGGCGGGAGGTCCGCCTCCTCGAAGTAGCGGTAGTCCTTCTCGGCCTCCTTCGAGCGCATCGAGACGGTGACGCCGCGGGACTCGTCCCAGTGGCGCGTCTCCTGCTCGACCTCCCGTCCGCGCGCGACCGCGTTGCGCTGGCGGGTCACCTCGTAGGCCAGCGCCTTCTCCGCCCCCTTGTGGCTGCTTATGTTCTTCACCTCGGTCCGGTTGGCCGCGGCGAGCGCCGCCGCGCCGATGGAGCCGTCCTCGGCCACCTCCTCGCCCGGCACGAGCGAGATGTTCGCGTCGACGCGCAGGCTGCCGTCGCGCTCGGGGTCGAACACGCCCAGGTACTCGAGCACCTCCTCCAGTTTGGCGAGGAAGGCGCGCACCTCCGTCGGCGAGCGGAAGTCCGGCCGGGTGACGACCTCCATGAGGGGCATCCCGGCGCGGTTGTAGTCGACGAGCGTGTACTCGGCGCGGTCGATGGCCCCGCCCTCGTGCTTGAGCGACCCGGGGTCCTCCTCCAGGTGGGCGCGCTCGATCCCGATGACGCGGCGCTCGCCCTCGACGCTGATCTCGAGGGAGCCGTCCTGACAGATCGGGTCGTCGTACTGCGTGATCTGGAAGTTCTTCGGCAGGTCGGGGTAGTAGTAGTTCTTCCGGTGAAAGCGCGTCTCCTCGGGGATGTCGGCCTCGATGGCCTTGCCGACCTTGACGGCGGCCTCCACCGCGGCCTCGTTGACGACGGGCAGCGATCCCGGCAGGCCGAGGCAGACGGGGCAGGTGTGGGTGTTGGGCGCGTCGTCGGCCGTGTCGGTCGAGCAGCCACAGAAGA
The Halomarina pelagica DNA segment above includes these coding regions:
- a CDS encoding S8 family serine peptidase; translation: MEPRDLLAVMVACSLLAVPLAPVPGADAGGETTNDAVLVDRLKTHLYGPDDPESPTVDEEVRVVVRLKQRARLPTADGFQINRVYTSEGTRHVEGSVPLAAVRALAAQPGVQSIRVSSSAFAPDDLVAPGVSAIGADDLHEAGVTGENVTVGVIDSDFRVSHPAIASNVGAYRTFGSGGDWRHGTAVASVVADTAPGATLYLAAIGRSTTAEEYRDAVEWLEASGVDVIVDSGSYYTQPGDGSGSVSRIAAEAAEDTVFVTSVGNHARRYWTGTHGPGDPTWVQFAPNTGGNYLDGGDVVSGRVTLTLRWDGWPKTATDYDLYLVRERPSRDVAVAKATGHDGRPYEHLSVVVPEGRYYVAVKGDRVEGATTLELFANRKLHHRSAGGASAPVMAPGVLAVGASEGGNVRPYSARVGVDLVAPDTIAARGIAVDGGTSFAAPYVAGVAALVVGEHPDLAAEEVRTVLAGSATDVGPAGADDASGAGRVNATAALAAADG
- a CDS encoding ArsR/SmtB family transcription factor → MSGLLPTSTDASSEQEGELRTLWLDSDHAGELLSSLSSGTARAVLTALHEQPATASEVADRVDTSLQNARHHLTNLQEAGLVRVADTRYSQKGREMNVYAPSEEPLVVFVGREERKTSFLDSLRSLVAAVGLLGIVSLFVQWLVTPQRVATAADSLPRMADGLGDGAAAAPISAPPGALFFAGGLLVLGLLLAWRRWHRVNPAIR
- the gatB gene encoding Asp-tRNA(Asn)/Glu-tRNA(Gln) amidotransferase subunit GatB — protein: MTAQATRAREHAVVIGLEVHVQLETATKLFCGCSTDTADDAPNTHTCPVCLGLPGSLPVVNEAAVEAAVKVGKAIEADIPEETRFHRKNYYYPDLPKNFQITQYDDPICQDGSLEISVEGERRVIGIERAHLEEDPGSLKHEGGAIDRAEYTLVDYNRAGMPLMEVVTRPDFRSPTEVRAFLAKLEEVLEYLGVFDPERDGSLRVDANISLVPGEEVAEDGSIGAAALAAANRTEVKNISSHKGAEKALAYEVTRQRNAVARGREVEQETRHWDESRGVTVSMRSKEAEKDYRYFEEADLPPMRVSGWKEEIPIPELPEARRERFRREYDLSGEVASKLTSTKQVADFYEDLTDEFDPAFAAAWTADRLLGELNYRDMPLDAIPRGEFARLLELVEDEEITAKNAEEVVLRAMLDEGDAPDEIVEREGLGKTGDDEVADAVTRAIEDNPEAVEDYRAGEEGALNYLVGQVMAATGGSADPGTVNQLLRAELDG